The following proteins come from a genomic window of Corynebacterium crudilactis:
- a CDS encoding ROK family protein translates to MTAHTCTLALDIGGTKIAYALVPDDAPTTTAASGRLGTKDGHNPASQTRLAFQAGADAAKQHNMTIARIGVGAPGVIIAPEGKIVYNGETVREWAGTDLRAMAQEIIPVPFAAHNDVRVWAYGEHHMGAGESLTGRVLYVSLGTGIGGAIIDQGALLDSPSGTAGEFAEIVCADFSGRATRCEDVASGTGLTAYYNKATGENLKLPSIMQKYHEGDTLAQEIIEGNLHGFGRALGALVTLLDLDAVVVGGGVSAIGEPILHPLCKGIKETVLPPRASIQMLTTALGPEAAVLAAAQYARDMAF, encoded by the coding sequence ATGACTGCGCACACCTGCACCCTGGCTCTTGATATCGGTGGCACCAAAATTGCTTATGCACTGGTGCCAGATGACGCTCCAACCACCACTGCTGCAAGCGGACGCCTTGGCACCAAAGATGGGCATAATCCAGCGTCGCAAACCCGCCTTGCTTTCCAGGCCGGAGCTGACGCCGCGAAACAGCACAATATGACCATTGCCCGCATCGGCGTTGGCGCGCCGGGAGTGATCATCGCCCCTGAGGGAAAAATTGTGTACAACGGAGAAACTGTCCGGGAATGGGCTGGAACTGATCTGCGCGCAATGGCGCAAGAAATCATCCCCGTACCATTCGCAGCACACAATGATGTACGAGTGTGGGCTTATGGCGAACACCATATGGGTGCAGGCGAGTCATTAACAGGCAGAGTTCTTTACGTTTCTTTAGGCACCGGCATCGGCGGAGCCATTATTGATCAAGGTGCTCTACTTGATAGTCCCTCTGGTACTGCCGGAGAATTTGCGGAAATTGTCTGTGCAGACTTCTCTGGCCGTGCCACTCGGTGTGAAGATGTGGCAAGTGGCACAGGCTTGACCGCTTATTACAATAAAGCAACTGGGGAAAACCTAAAATTACCTTCCATCATGCAGAAATACCACGAAGGTGACACACTGGCACAAGAAATCATCGAAGGTAATCTTCATGGCTTCGGCCGAGCCCTTGGCGCATTAGTTACCCTTCTGGATCTTGATGCTGTGGTTGTTGGCGGTGGAGTCTCAGCCATCGGAGAGCCGATCCTTCACCCTCTATGCAAAGGCATCAAAGAGACGGTTTTACCTCCTCGCGCATCCATTCAAATGCTCACCACCGCGCTTGGACCTGAAGCAGCCGTTCTTGCAGCCGCACAATATGCCCGCGACATGGCCTTTTAA
- a CDS encoding dihydrodipicolinate synthase family protein — translation MASATFTGVIPPVMTPLHEDGSVDLNSLRRLVDHLIDGGVDGLFALGSSGETVFLTREQRKLALSTIIEHTAGRVPVTAGVIETTTARVLELVADALEVGAEGLVATAPFYTRTHDVEIEAHFRDIHAAAPELPLFAYNIPVSVHSNLNPAMLLRLAQDGILSGTKDSSGNDGAIRSLIEARDDAGLKDSFTILTGSETTVDFAYLAGADGVVPGLGNVNPAAYAALAALCKAGKWDEAAALQKQINHLFHIVFVGDSSRMSGSSAGLGGFKTALKHLNIIDSSLLAAPHQPLDDEEIARVNAIVDEFYYTA, via the coding sequence ATGGCTTCCGCAACTTTCACCGGCGTCATTCCACCAGTTATGACCCCACTCCACGAAGATGGCAGCGTGGACCTCAACAGCCTGCGCCGCCTTGTTGACCACCTCATCGATGGCGGAGTTGACGGCCTCTTTGCCTTGGGCTCCTCAGGCGAAACAGTCTTCCTAACCCGCGAACAGCGCAAACTCGCACTAAGCACCATCATCGAACACACCGCAGGCCGCGTTCCAGTAACCGCCGGTGTCATTGAAACCACCACCGCCCGCGTACTTGAACTAGTTGCTGACGCTCTCGAAGTTGGTGCAGAGGGCTTGGTTGCAACCGCACCGTTCTACACCCGCACCCATGATGTTGAAATTGAAGCGCACTTCCGCGACATCCACGCGGCAGCCCCAGAACTACCACTGTTCGCCTACAACATTCCAGTATCCGTGCACTCCAACCTCAACCCAGCAATGCTGCTGCGCCTTGCCCAAGACGGCATCCTATCCGGCACCAAGGATTCCAGCGGCAACGACGGCGCAATCCGTTCCCTCATCGAAGCTCGCGATGACGCCGGACTCAAAGACTCCTTCACTATCCTCACCGGCAGCGAAACCACCGTTGACTTCGCATACCTCGCCGGCGCCGATGGCGTAGTCCCAGGCCTGGGCAATGTAAACCCTGCTGCCTACGCAGCCCTAGCCGCACTTTGCAAGGCTGGAAAGTGGGATGAAGCCGCAGCCCTCCAAAAGCAGATCAACCATCTCTTCCACATCGTCTTTGTTGGAGATTCCTCCCGCATGTCCGGCTCTTCCGCAGGCCTCGGTGGATTCAAAACCGCCCTCAAGCACCTAAACATCATCGACTCTTCCCTACTTGCAGCACCTCACCAGCCACTCGATGATGAGGAAATCGCTCGAGTAAACGCCATCGTCGATGAGTTCTACTACACCGCTTAA
- a CDS encoding ABC transporter permease, with product MSNLLRLVGRRLIALPIMIIGVTLLVFIVMSFSPADPARLALGESASPEALEAYREANGLNDPMMVRYFDFIIGMLQGDLGTTSGGVAVTEIVARAFPITLQLTFWGLIIAVVLALVLGVIAALYRDRWPDQLIRVLSIAALATPSFWLAILLIQWLGTIPGAWGMFPALVTRWVPFSEDPATYFNNIALPAIALAVPVAGSLARVVRTSMVEELDKDYVRTAIGAGIPKTEVVARNVLRNALITPITVIGLRVGYLMGGAVIIEIIFNIQAMGQLILDGVTRNDVYLVQGVTLTVAIAFIIVNIAVDLLYVLVNPRIRSI from the coding sequence ATGTCCAATCTTTTGCGACTTGTCGGCCGACGGCTCATCGCTTTACCGATCATGATCATCGGCGTCACCCTGCTGGTTTTCATCGTCATGTCATTTTCTCCTGCCGACCCGGCACGACTTGCTCTAGGCGAATCCGCCTCCCCCGAAGCTTTGGAAGCCTACCGTGAGGCAAACGGCCTCAACGACCCAATGATGGTCCGCTACTTCGACTTCATCATCGGCATGCTTCAAGGCGATCTGGGCACCACCAGTGGTGGTGTTGCTGTCACCGAAATTGTCGCTCGCGCTTTCCCCATCACTTTGCAGCTCACGTTCTGGGGCTTAATTATCGCCGTAGTATTAGCGCTGGTCCTCGGAGTTATCGCAGCTCTCTACCGCGATCGTTGGCCTGATCAGCTGATCCGCGTGCTCTCTATCGCAGCACTTGCCACCCCCTCATTCTGGCTGGCAATTCTGCTGATTCAGTGGTTGGGCACCATTCCAGGAGCATGGGGAATGTTCCCAGCGCTTGTCACCAGATGGGTCCCATTCAGCGAAGATCCCGCTACTTATTTCAACAACATCGCACTTCCTGCCATCGCCTTGGCAGTACCAGTTGCAGGTTCACTGGCCCGAGTCGTTCGAACCTCCATGGTGGAAGAACTAGATAAAGACTATGTCCGCACAGCTATCGGTGCAGGCATTCCCAAAACTGAAGTGGTGGCCCGCAATGTGTTACGCAATGCGCTAATCACTCCAATCACCGTGATCGGATTACGCGTTGGCTACCTCATGGGTGGTGCCGTGATCATCGAGATCATCTTCAACATCCAAGCAATGGGCCAACTCATCCTCGACGGCGTGACCCGCAATGACGTCTACCTCGTCCAAGGCGTCACCCTCACCGTTGCCATCGCCTTCATCATCGTTAATATCGCCGTGGACTTGCTCTACGTCCTGGTCAATCCACGTATTAGGAGCATCTAG
- a CDS encoding ABC transporter substrate-binding protein, with product MSTNITRRNFLRATGILGAAAGIGATLAACAPDSSNSSGSSTSTAAGTGTANEEGTISAAISYELGTNGYDPMTTTAALTVAANWHTLEGLTEIDPATGQVYAALASEMPSSDAASVDIKLRDGATFHNGDAVTADDVVYSFERVLDPSNNSLYASFIPFIKSVTKKDDSTVTIDLDYATGIIGERLAVVKVVPKSAVEADVSGFDAKPIGTGPYKMTDNGGASKVVKFERNDDYNGPRPARAAAMEWQIIPDASTRTNSLQSGTTMAIDSVPYLSIPQLEGTSTVESVQGFGLLFAMFNCGDNNPFNDLRNRQAFLYALDMDKVVSTGMANQATPATSFVQKEHPNYNQASTVYSLDADKAKALIAETGLTRVNLLCTDHDWVKNCTPLIQESLAAIGLDVSFTERKSADVYNTIDGNPDSFDVVIAPGDPSVFGNDPDLLMRWWFAGDVWTDSRMHWKGSESYDQVQTLLEEGIRATDATEQQDIWNRTFDAISDNVPLYPLFHRKVPTAWNANSLVDFKPISLTGLSFSGVATTE from the coding sequence ATGAGCACAAACATCACACGCCGCAATTTCCTCCGAGCAACTGGCATTCTCGGCGCCGCAGCTGGCATCGGCGCAACTCTTGCAGCCTGTGCGCCAGATTCCTCCAACTCCAGTGGATCATCCACCTCCACTGCCGCAGGAACTGGCACCGCAAACGAAGAAGGCACCATCTCCGCAGCTATCTCCTATGAGCTCGGAACCAATGGTTACGACCCAATGACCACTACTGCAGCTCTCACCGTGGCGGCCAACTGGCACACCTTGGAAGGCCTCACCGAAATCGACCCAGCCACCGGCCAGGTATACGCGGCACTCGCCAGCGAAATGCCATCAAGCGATGCTGCTTCCGTGGACATTAAGCTTCGCGACGGCGCCACCTTCCATAACGGCGACGCAGTCACCGCAGACGACGTTGTGTACTCCTTCGAGCGTGTTCTTGATCCGTCCAACAACTCCCTTTACGCATCATTTATCCCATTCATAAAGTCCGTAACAAAGAAGGATGACAGCACTGTCACCATCGATCTCGACTACGCGACCGGTATCATCGGCGAGCGTCTCGCAGTAGTAAAGGTTGTGCCAAAGAGCGCCGTCGAAGCTGATGTATCCGGATTCGATGCCAAGCCAATCGGAACCGGCCCTTACAAGATGACCGACAATGGCGGTGCATCCAAGGTGGTCAAATTCGAGCGCAACGATGACTACAACGGACCACGACCAGCACGTGCCGCAGCAATGGAATGGCAGATCATCCCAGATGCATCTACCCGCACCAACTCCCTACAATCAGGCACCACCATGGCAATCGACTCCGTGCCATACCTATCCATCCCACAGTTAGAGGGCACCAGCACCGTCGAATCAGTCCAAGGCTTCGGACTACTCTTTGCCATGTTCAACTGTGGCGACAACAACCCATTTAACGATCTTCGCAACCGCCAGGCATTCCTCTATGCACTGGACATGGACAAGGTTGTCTCCACCGGCATGGCTAACCAGGCAACCCCTGCCACCTCCTTTGTACAAAAGGAACACCCAAACTACAACCAGGCATCAACCGTCTATTCCCTCGATGCAGACAAGGCGAAGGCTCTTATCGCAGAAACCGGCCTGACTCGTGTCAACCTTTTGTGCACCGACCACGACTGGGTGAAAAACTGCACCCCACTCATCCAGGAATCCCTCGCTGCCATCGGACTCGATGTTTCCTTCACCGAACGTAAATCCGCCGATGTCTACAACACCATTGACGGCAACCCTGATTCCTTCGACGTAGTCATCGCACCAGGCGATCCTTCCGTCTTCGGCAACGACCCAGACCTGCTCATGCGCTGGTGGTTTGCAGGAGATGTCTGGACCGACTCCCGCATGCACTGGAAGGGCAGTGAATCCTACGACCAGGTACAAACCCTCCTCGAAGAAGGTATCCGCGCCACCGACGCAACAGAACAGCAAGACATCTGGAACCGTACATTTGATGCAATCTCTGACAACGTTCCGCTGTACCCACTGTTCCACCGCAAGGTTCCAACTGCATGGAACGCCAACTCCCTCGTGGACTTCAAGCCAATTTCACTCACCGGTTTGAGTTTCTCAGGCGTTGCAACCACCGAATAA
- a CDS encoding FadR/GntR family transcriptional regulator has protein sequence MASSRKPARSRSTTQDAVRDIKHYIRDNRLRTGDLLPSEALLCEELGCSRSAIREAIRALVTLDIVEVRHGYGTFVSKMSLEPLINGMVFRTVLDNDTSVENLFYVVDTREILDLSLGEELIEVFTEDDRELLLDLVLKMREHNDRGDSFVVEDQKFHRALLSRTKNPLIRELNDAFWQIQTEAQPMLNLAMPADIDETIKAHSDIVEALSAGDIQAYRNAVLAHYAPFRRMISAMLKA, from the coding sequence ATGGCAAGCTCCAGGAAACCAGCGCGATCTAGGTCAACCACTCAAGATGCAGTGCGAGATATCAAGCATTACATTCGGGATAATCGGTTGCGCACAGGTGATCTTCTTCCTTCCGAAGCATTGTTATGCGAGGAGTTAGGCTGTTCCCGTTCGGCCATCAGGGAAGCGATTCGCGCTTTGGTGACCCTAGACATCGTGGAAGTTCGCCACGGTTACGGAACGTTTGTTTCTAAAATGTCTCTTGAGCCGTTGATTAATGGCATGGTTTTCCGCACGGTGCTGGACAATGACACCTCTGTGGAAAATCTGTTCTATGTGGTAGATACCCGCGAGATTTTGGATCTTTCCTTAGGCGAGGAGCTCATTGAAGTATTCACAGAGGATGATCGCGAGCTGCTTTTAGATTTAGTGTTGAAAATGCGCGAGCACAATGATCGCGGAGATTCTTTTGTGGTGGAGGATCAAAAGTTCCATCGAGCGCTTTTATCGCGCACGAAAAACCCGCTGATTCGTGAGCTCAACGATGCTTTTTGGCAGATTCAAACTGAGGCGCAACCAATGCTGAATTTAGCGATGCCCGCGGATATTGATGAAACAATCAAGGCTCACAGCGATATTGTGGAAGCGTTGAGTGCTGGTGATATCCAGGCGTATCGCAATGCGGTTTTAGCGCATTATGCGCCTTTCAGGCGCATGATTTCGGCAATGCTTAAAGCCTAA
- a CDS encoding N-acetylglucosamine-6-phosphate deacetylase: MARVAQFQEHAGQMDAILSGRIVMPQGVIDGTLTVENGVIAKIEGRKVAESSGFPGQGLTIVPGFIDLHNHGGHGGAFPTGTVEQARRAAQYHRSHGTTVMLASMVSAPVEALSAQVRNLQNLCEEGLIYGIHLEGPFINACRCGAQNPQFIYPGSPGDLAQVIEAGQGWIKSITLAPETENLADILDLCAAHNIIASFGHTDADFDTTMNAISLAREKAVTVTATHLFNAMPPLHHRAPGAVGALLAAARAGDAYVELIADGVHLSDGTVDAVRVENAFFITDAMEAAGMPDGHYILGVLDVTVAGGVARLSDGGTIAGGTSTLAQQFGHHVRRGMSLIDATLHTSTTASRVLGLENHAIAEKNAANFVVFDSNGHLQQVYLIDQVI; this comes from the coding sequence ATGGCAAGAGTGGCGCAATTTCAAGAACATGCAGGTCAAATGGATGCCATATTAAGTGGCAGAATCGTGATGCCACAGGGGGTAATTGACGGCACTCTCACCGTGGAAAATGGTGTCATCGCTAAAATTGAAGGTCGGAAAGTTGCAGAGAGCTCTGGGTTTCCTGGGCAGGGACTAACGATTGTTCCTGGCTTTATTGATCTGCATAATCATGGCGGGCACGGTGGGGCTTTTCCTACCGGAACTGTAGAGCAGGCACGTCGTGCCGCTCAGTACCACCGTTCTCATGGCACGACCGTTATGTTGGCAAGCATGGTGTCAGCGCCGGTGGAGGCGTTGAGTGCTCAGGTGCGAAACTTGCAGAACCTCTGTGAGGAAGGCCTTATTTATGGCATTCACCTTGAGGGGCCTTTTATTAATGCGTGCCGTTGCGGTGCGCAAAACCCACAGTTTATCTATCCCGGCAGCCCAGGCGATCTGGCCCAGGTAATTGAGGCTGGTCAGGGATGGATTAAGTCGATTACTCTAGCGCCGGAAACGGAAAATCTTGCTGATATTTTAGATCTGTGTGCAGCCCACAATATTATTGCATCCTTTGGACACACGGACGCAGATTTTGATACCACAATGAATGCCATTTCCTTGGCGCGTGAGAAAGCGGTCACGGTCACGGCCACTCACTTATTTAATGCCATGCCACCGCTGCATCACCGCGCCCCAGGCGCTGTCGGTGCGCTTTTAGCTGCTGCCCGTGCAGGTGATGCGTATGTGGAATTGATTGCTGATGGTGTGCATTTATCTGATGGAACTGTCGATGCAGTTCGTGTGGAGAATGCCTTTTTCATCACAGATGCGATGGAAGCAGCCGGAATGCCGGATGGGCACTATATTCTTGGAGTGTTAGATGTGACGGTTGCTGGTGGCGTTGCACGTTTGAGCGATGGCGGCACCATCGCCGGCGGCACGAGCACATTGGCCCAGCAATTCGGGCACCACGTGCGTAGGGGGATGTCGCTTATCGACGCCACTCTCCACACGTCCACTACCGCCAGCCGAGTGCTTGGGCTGGAAAATCATGCAATAGCCGAGAAAAATGCAGCAAATTTTGTGGTATTCGACTCAAATGGGCACTTGCAGCAGGTGTATTTGATTGATCAAGTAATTTAA
- the nagB gene encoding glucosamine-6-phosphate deaminase has protein sequence MDIIIRKDAQEVGKAAAALVAPFANKGGTLGLATGSSPLSTYKELIRLYEAGEVSFKECQAFLLDEYVGLTRDDENSYFKTIRNEFTDHIDILDDQVFSPDGANPDPHAAAEEYEAMLAAQSVAVQILGIGGNGHIAFNEPTSSLSGLTKVQALHPKTVEDNARFFSSIEEVPTHALTQGLGTLSRAQNIVLVASGEGKAEAIRGTVEGPVSASCPGSILQMHNNVTIVIDEAAASKLENAEYYRLMEQLKLR, from the coding sequence ATGGACATCATCATCCGCAAAGACGCACAAGAAGTTGGAAAGGCAGCAGCTGCTCTCGTTGCTCCTTTTGCGAACAAAGGTGGCACCCTAGGGCTTGCAACAGGATCTTCTCCTCTGAGTACCTATAAGGAGCTCATTCGACTTTATGAAGCCGGAGAAGTTTCTTTCAAGGAATGCCAAGCATTCTTGCTCGATGAATACGTGGGACTCACTCGCGATGATGAAAACAGCTATTTCAAGACCATCCGCAATGAGTTCACCGATCACATCGATATCCTTGATGATCAGGTATTCAGCCCTGATGGCGCAAACCCTGATCCACATGCAGCTGCAGAAGAATATGAAGCGATGCTCGCTGCTCAGAGTGTTGCTGTTCAGATCTTGGGTATCGGCGGAAATGGACACATCGCGTTCAATGAGCCAACCTCATCTCTGTCAGGACTGACCAAGGTTCAGGCGCTGCACCCTAAGACGGTAGAGGACAACGCGCGTTTCTTCAGCTCCATTGAAGAGGTCCCAACTCATGCTTTGACTCAGGGACTGGGCACCTTGTCCCGTGCGCAAAATATTGTGCTGGTGGCATCCGGTGAAGGAAAAGCTGAGGCTATTCGTGGCACTGTCGAAGGCCCTGTCTCTGCGTCTTGTCCAGGTTCAATCCTGCAGATGCACAACAATGTCACCATCGTTATTGATGAGGCAGCGGCATCAAAGTTAGAAAATGCGGAGTACTACCGACTCATGGAGCAATTAAAACTGCGCTAA
- the scrB gene encoding sucrose-6-phosphate hydrolase — protein MCGAMRTELSNLRPAYHVTPPQGRLNDPNGMYVDGDTLHVYYQHDPGFPFTPKRTGWGHVVTQLTGPNRVQWTHLPDALYPDASYDLGGCYSGGAVFTDGSLKLFYTGNLKIDGKRHVTQNLVDVEDPAGPLGGIHRRSPKNPLIDGPASGFTSHYRDPMISPDDDDGWKMVLGAQRENLTGATVLYRSVDLEEWEFSGEITFDLQSAQPGSAPDLIPSGYMWECPNLFQLRDEITGEDLDVLIFCPQGLNRIDQGVTHYASSDQCGYVVGKLEGTTFHVMRGFSELDFGHEFYAPQVAVASSDAWLIGWMGLPAQDDHPTVEQEGWVHCLTVPRKLRLRNHALYQELLLPEGAPSVTRSVLGSEPVRMDIRDNIVLEWDGARLSVDRDGDCRTVEVDPGELVIADDNTAIEITAGNGQVSFAFRTFKGDTIEV, from the coding sequence CTGTGTGGGGCTATGCGCACAGAGCTTTCCAATTTACGCCCTGCATATCACGTAACTCCTCCGCAGGGCAGACTTAATGATCCCAACGGAATGTACGTCGATGGCGACACTCTTCATGTGTACTACCAGCATGATCCGGGTTTCCCTTTCACCCCAAAACGTACTGGTTGGGGTCATGTTGTTACTCAGTTGACAGGGCCGAATCGAGTGCAGTGGACACACCTACCCGATGCTCTCTATCCGGATGCATCCTATGATTTGGGCGGGTGTTATTCCGGTGGGGCAGTGTTTACTGATGGCTCCCTCAAGCTTTTCTACACTGGCAATCTAAAAATTGACGGCAAGCGCCATGTCACCCAAAACCTCGTGGATGTTGAGGATCCTGCAGGGCCGTTGGGTGGCATTCATCGCCGTTCGCCTAAAAACCCGCTTATCGACGGGCCTGCCAGTGGTTTCACTTCCCATTATCGCGATCCAATGATCAGCCCTGATGATGATGATGGTTGGAAGATGGTTCTTGGGGCGCAACGGGAAAACCTCACTGGAGCAACGGTGCTCTACCGCTCTGTAGATCTGGAGGAGTGGGAATTTTCTGGAGAAATCACCTTTGACCTTCAAAGTGCGCAGCCCGGATCAGCCCCCGATCTTATTCCCAGTGGCTATATGTGGGAATGTCCCAACCTTTTCCAGCTCCGCGATGAGATAACCGGCGAAGATCTTGATGTGCTGATTTTCTGTCCGCAGGGGTTGAATCGTATTGATCAGGGTGTTACCCACTATGCGAGCTCCGATCAATGTGGATATGTTGTCGGCAAGCTTGAAGGGACAACCTTCCACGTAATGCGGGGATTTAGTGAGTTGGATTTCGGACATGAATTCTATGCACCTCAAGTTGCGGTTGCAAGCTCCGACGCATGGCTTATTGGCTGGATGGGGTTACCTGCGCAAGATGATCATCCAACAGTTGAGCAAGAGGGCTGGGTGCATTGTCTAACAGTTCCCCGCAAGCTTCGTTTGCGCAACCATGCGCTCTATCAAGAGCTGCTCCTCCCAGAGGGGGCACCGAGCGTAACTAGATCCGTATTGGGGTCTGAACCTGTCCGAATGGACATCCGGGACAATATTGTTCTGGAATGGGATGGTGCCCGATTGTCTGTGGATCGTGATGGCGATTGTCGAACTGTCGAGGTTGATCCGGGTGAATTGGTGATCGCAGATGACAATACTGCTATTGAGATAACTGCAGGTAATGGGCAAGTTTCTTTCGCTTTCCGAACTTTTAAAGGTGACACTATTGAGGTGTAA
- a CDS encoding N-acetylmannosamine-6-phosphate 2-epimerase, whose amino-acid sequence MELNQQRTDLYERLQGQLIVSVQAPDGHAMRDTHTLTHVAAACVDGGAPAIRCGGYGGLEDIRSISNRVDVPVFGLTKEGTEGVYITPTRDSVRAVAESGAAVVCADATFRPRPDGSTFAELVKVAHDSGILIMADCATPEEVLSAHQAGADFVSTTLAGYTEHREKTVGPDFDCLREARALVPDAFLIGEGRFSNPSDVAHGRLIGANAVIVGTAITDPGFITGQFASLLS is encoded by the coding sequence ATGGAACTTAACCAACAGCGCACGGACCTTTATGAACGACTACAAGGCCAGCTCATTGTTTCCGTGCAGGCTCCCGACGGCCACGCCATGCGCGATACCCACACACTGACCCATGTTGCAGCAGCCTGCGTCGATGGTGGTGCACCTGCTATTCGCTGTGGTGGTTACGGTGGCTTGGAAGATATTCGTTCCATCTCTAATCGAGTGGACGTACCAGTTTTTGGACTCACCAAAGAAGGCACCGAAGGCGTCTACATCACCCCAACCCGTGATTCCGTTCGCGCTGTCGCTGAATCCGGCGCCGCAGTAGTGTGCGCAGACGCAACTTTCCGACCACGTCCAGATGGATCCACCTTTGCAGAATTAGTAAAAGTAGCGCACGATTCCGGAATCCTCATTATGGCCGATTGTGCAACACCCGAAGAAGTCCTCAGCGCACACCAAGCCGGCGCAGACTTTGTCTCCACCACTCTTGCGGGATACACCGAACATCGAGAGAAAACCGTTGGACCAGATTTTGATTGCCTGCGCGAAGCCCGAGCTTTAGTTCCTGACGCTTTCCTCATCGGCGAAGGTCGTTTCTCCAACCCTTCTGATGTGGCACACGGTCGACTCATCGGAGCTAATGCCGTCATCGTGGGCACAGCAATCACCGATCCAGGATTTATCACCGGCCAGTTCGCTTCCCTACTGAGCTAG